The Desmonostoc muscorum LEGE 12446 genome includes a region encoding these proteins:
- a CDS encoding ABC transporter ATP-binding protein/permease: MPTQVVQAQPSRNVFSDFTQFWENVKAIAGPYWYPTKPGERAFSDVIRAWGMLILLILLIIGFVGVTAFNSFLNRYLVDIILQEKDYSKFINSISFYAAGLVLVTLLLGFSKFVRKQIALDWYQWLNNQILDKYLSNRAYYKINFRTDVDNPDQRLSQEIEPITSNALNFSATFLEKVLEMITFAIIIWSISQQIAIALIIYTIMGNFIAVYLNQELNSINQAEIESKADYNYCLTHVRNHAESIAFFRGEKQELNIIERRFNKLIKNNKRKIDWERNRDIFNRAYQVAIELFMLFILAPLYIQGKIDFGQVGQASVASFMFATALGELITAFGTSGNFSSYVERLAEFSDALEEVTKQPENVSTIKIIEENHFAFEHVTLQTPNYEQVIVEDLSLSVQPGEGLLIVGPSGRGKSSLLRAIAGLWNAGTGRLVRPPLEEVLFLPQRPYIILGTLREQLLYPNTNRQISDAELKEVLQQVNLQNLLSRVDGFDTEVPWENILSLGEQQRLAFARLIVTHPSFTILDEATSALDLKNEGSLYQQLQETKTTFISVGHRESLFDYHQWVLELSQDSSWQLVTVQDYRTRKAIVTIPPINPQIKIDDSSQNKSLIKAEISTVEGFSHKEMNALTSYSITTIRSKASKGESITTRDGFTYRYDKDPKVLKWVIV; the protein is encoded by the coding sequence ATGCCAACCCAAGTTGTTCAAGCTCAACCCTCAAGAAATGTTTTTTCAGATTTTACCCAATTCTGGGAAAATGTCAAAGCGATCGCTGGCCCTTACTGGTATCCAACAAAGCCAGGAGAAAGAGCATTCTCAGACGTAATTCGTGCATGGGGAATGCTGATTCTCCTAATATTACTAATAATTGGATTTGTAGGTGTCACTGCTTTTAATAGTTTTCTTAATCGCTACCTCGTCGATATCATACTTCAAGAAAAAGATTATTCTAAGTTTATTAATAGCATATCATTTTATGCTGCTGGACTTGTCTTGGTAACGCTTTTGTTAGGATTTTCTAAATTTGTTAGAAAACAAATTGCTCTTGATTGGTATCAATGGCTTAATAATCAAATTTTAGATAAATATTTAAGCAATCGTGCTTATTATAAAATTAATTTTAGAACTGATGTTGATAACCCAGATCAACGTTTATCCCAAGAAATTGAACCAATTACCAGTAATGCCCTCAATTTTTCAGCTACTTTCCTAGAAAAAGTACTGGAAATGATAACTTTTGCAATAATTATCTGGTCAATTTCCCAACAGATTGCTATTGCTCTGATTATTTATACGATTATGGGCAATTTCATTGCTGTCTACTTAAATCAAGAATTAAATAGTATTAATCAAGCGGAAATTGAATCTAAAGCTGACTATAATTACTGCCTAACTCATGTTCGCAATCATGCTGAATCGATAGCTTTTTTTCGGGGAGAGAAACAGGAATTAAATATAATTGAGCGCCGATTTAATAAGCTGATAAAAAATAATAAACGCAAGATTGATTGGGAGAGAAATAGAGACATTTTTAACAGAGCATATCAGGTTGCTATCGAACTTTTTATGTTATTTATACTTGCGCCTTTATATATTCAAGGTAAAATTGATTTCGGACAAGTTGGACAAGCTAGTGTCGCTAGCTTTATGTTTGCTACTGCTTTGGGAGAACTAATAACTGCATTTGGCACTTCTGGAAATTTTTCGAGTTACGTTGAGCGTTTAGCTGAGTTTTCAGATGCCTTAGAAGAAGTCACCAAACAACCAGAGAATGTTAGTACCATTAAAATAATAGAAGAAAATCATTTTGCTTTTGAGCATGTCACCTTACAAACGCCCAACTATGAGCAGGTAATCGTTGAAGACTTGTCACTGTCTGTTCAACCGGGAGAAGGTTTATTGATTGTTGGGCCGAGTGGTCGAGGTAAAAGTTCTCTATTGAGAGCGATCGCAGGTTTGTGGAACGCGGGGACTGGTCGTTTAGTGCGACCTCCTTTAGAAGAAGTCTTATTCCTACCCCAACGTCCTTATATCATTTTGGGAACTTTGCGTGAACAGTTACTTTACCCTAATACTAATCGTCAGATTAGCGATGCGGAACTCAAAGAGGTTCTACAACAAGTTAATCTGCAAAACTTGCTAAGTCGAGTCGATGGCTTCGATACAGAAGTTCCTTGGGAAAACATATTATCATTGGGAGAACAACAACGCCTTGCTTTTGCACGACTAATAGTTACTCATCCTAGCTTCACTATATTAGACGAAGCAACGAGTGCTTTGGATTTGAAAAATGAAGGAAGTTTATATCAACAGTTACAAGAGACGAAAACAACATTTATCAGTGTCGGGCATCGGGAAAGCCTGTTTGATTATCATCAATGGGTTTTGGAACTTTCACAAGATTCGAGTTGGCAACTTGTGACAGTGCAGGATTATCGGACTCGAAAAGCAATTGTCACTATTCCTCCCATAAATCCTCAAATAAAAATAGATGATTCGTCTCAAAATAAATCCCTAATTAAAGCAGAAATAAGCACAGTCGAAGGATTTTCTCACAAGGAAATGAATGCATTAACATCCTATTCCATTACTACTATTAGAAGTAAGGCAAGTAAAGGGGAATCTATTACTACTAGAGACGGCTTTACCTATCGCTATGATAAAGATCCGAAGGTGCTGAAATGGGTAATAGTTTAG